One genomic segment of Huiozyma naganishii CBS 8797 chromosome 8, complete genome includes these proteins:
- the MSF1 gene encoding phenylalanine--tRNA ligase (similar to Saccharomyces cerevisiae MSF1 (YPR047W); ancestral locus Anc_3.328) — protein MGITRAGVFRCRCIQPARLFLRLNSSVSGASKRIKVDGVEYNTDPTFTNVTKSIISHTNKGLHLNDQHPVGILRDLIERKLNSVDNVFMPYNNFKPVVTTWENFDSLGFPANHPGRSKSDTYYINQDHLLRTHTSAHEVQCFQDLQTSKHKGFLISADVYRRDEIDRTHYPVFHQMEGARLWEHGDLDSLKRDLEVMEKALKENQTHTKLLCVSDAPAIDPEENPKQSYMTAPEVELTVAHLKRSLELTVSEVFNRKIESLREMKVANVPTELKYRWVKAYFPWTAPSYEIEVWWQGEWLEICGCGVIKQDVLNKAGFKLDSTMGWAFGLGLDRIAMILFEIPDIRLLWTADERFHRQFKRQTITAFKPYSKHPGSIRDVAFWLPEGTIGQEEEIHENDIMEIVRDTAGSLVESVKLIDSFVDPKTNKKSLCYRINYQSMERNITNLEVNDLQKEVVGRLIDKYHVTIR, from the coding sequence ATGGGGATCACTCGAGCGGGAGTATTCCGTTGTAGGTGCATTCAACCCGCACGACTTTTTCTGCGGCTCAATAGCTCTGTGTCCGGAGCGTCAAAGAGAATTAAGGTGGATGGCGTGGAATACAATACAGATCCAACATTTACTAATGTGACAAAGAGCATAATCTCGCATACAAATAAAGGGCTGCACCTGAATGATCAACATCCGGTTGGTATTTTGAGAGATCTGATCGAGCGGAAGTTGAATTCGGTGGACAATGTATTTATGCCAtacaacaacttcaaaccAGTGGTGACAACCTGGGAGAATTTTGATTCATTGGGCTTCCCTGCAAATCACCCAGGAAGATCTAAATCGGATACTTACTACATTAACCAAGATCATCTATTGCGAACACACACATCGGCCCACGAAGTCCAATGTTTCCAAGATTtgcaaacttcaaaacacAAGGGGTTCCTCATCTCAGCAGACGTTTATCGCCGGGATGAAATTGATCGGACCCATTACCCAGTATTTCACCAGATGGAGGGTGCCAGGTTGTGGGAACATGGAGACCTGGATTCCTTGAAGCGCGATTTAGAGGTAATGGAGAaagctttgaaggaaaatcAGACACACACGAAACTCCTCTGCGTCTCCGATGCCCCTGCAATCGACCCAGAAGAGAACCCCAAACAATCATATATGACTGCTCCAGAAGTAGAATTAACGGTGGCTCATCTGAAACGCTCGCTCGAATTGACTGTGAGTGAAGTTTTCAACAGAAAGATTGAGAGCCTCCGGGAAATGAAAGTAGCAAATGTGCCAACAGAATTGAAGTACAGGTGGGTGAAAGCGTATTTCCCATGGACTGCTCCATCTtatgaaattgaagtttGGTGGCAAGGTGAATGGCTTGAAATATGTGGGTGTGGTGTGATCAAGCAAGATGTATTAAACAAAGCTGGCTTTAAACTGGATAGTACTATGGGGTGGGCCTTTGGATTAGGCTTGGACCGCATTGCGATGATTCTGTTTGAAATACCGGATATTAGACTTTTATGGACAGCGGATGAAAGATTTCATAGGCAGTTCAAGAGACAGACCATAACAGCATTCAAACCATATTCGAAACATCCGGGGTCGATAAGGGACGTCGCATTTTGGCTGCCAGAGGGAACAATTGGccaggaagaagaaattcatGAAAACGACATTATGGAAATAGTTAGAGACACTGCCGGTAGTTTGGTGGAGAGTGTCAAACTGATCGATAGTTTTGTGGACCCTAAAACTAACAAAAAGTCGTTATGTTACCGGATCAATTATCAGTCAATGGAGCGCAACATCACGAACCTAGAGGTCAATGATCTGCAAAAGGAAGTCGTTGGACGGCTGATCGATAAATACCATGTTACGATACGATAA
- the RFC5 gene encoding replication factor C subunit 5 (similar to Saccharomyces cerevisiae RFC5 (YBR087W); ancestral locus Anc_3.326), translating into MSLWVDKYRPRTLKQLNHSDELTHLLTSLQEQPRDLPHLLLYGPNGAGKKTRCMCLLESIFGGGVYRLKIDVRHFVTPSNRKLELNVVSSPYHLEITPSDMGNNDRIVIQELLKEVAQMEQVDFENSKDGIAHRYKCVVINEAHSLTRDAQAALRRTMEKYSRNIRLIMICDSMSPIIAPIRSRCMLIRCPAPTDDETIKILAEVASKENVKVESGSVFQKIVEQSSGNLRVATLMLESMSLCNEMQLKMSTPILKPDWMVVISNIGVKVTRERNVACLVECRSILYDLLSHCIPAKTILQELTFALIKDTSLDKTKRIDILSHASTFDERLALGNKVIFHLEGFLARVMCTLDGTS; encoded by the coding sequence ATGTCTTTGTGGGTAGATAAGTACAGACCACGCACGCTGAAACAATTGAATCACTCAGATGAATTGACCCATCTTTTGACGTCTCTACAGGAGCAACCACGAGATCTACCACACTTACTTCTCTACGGGCCCAATGGTGCCGGGAAGAAAACGCGCTGTATGTGTCTACTGGAATCGATCTTTGGTGGCGGTGTCTACAGGCTGAAGATTGATGTAAGACACTTTGTCACACCGTCTAACAGAAAATTGGAGCTGAATGTTGTCTCTTCACCCTACCACTTGGAAATTACGCCCAGCGATATGGGTAACAACGATAGGATTGTGATTCAAGAATTGCTGAAGGAGGTAGCACAGATGGAGCAGGTGGATTTCGAAAACTCCAAAGATGGGATTGCCCATAGATACAAATGTGTTGTAATCAACGAGGCGCATTCATTAACGAGGGACGCTCAAGCGGCCCTGAGACGTACCATGGAAAAATACTCCAGAAACATCAGACTCATCATGATTTGCGATTCTATGTCTCCAATTATCGCACCCATTAGGTCTCGTTGTATGCTGATCCGTTGCCCTGCGCCAACTGACGATGAAACAATCAAGATCTTGGCTGAGGTTGCATCGAAAGAGAATGTGAAGGTTGAATCCGGGTCTGTATTCCAGAAAATTGTTGAACAGAGCTCTGGGAACCTAAGGGTGGCTACATTGATGCTGGAATCGATGTCTCTGTGCAATGAAATGCAATTGAAAATGTCTACACCAATTCTAAAACCGGACTGGATGGTTGTGATTTCTAACATTGGCGTCAAGGTCACCCGGGAGAGGAATGTTGCATGCCTGGTGGAATGCCGCTCCATTCTGTACGATTTACTCTCACACTGCATCCCAGCAAAAACGATACTGCAAGAGTTGACCTTCGCATTGATAAAGGATACGTCATTGGATAAGACCAAACGCATAGACATTTTGAGCCATGCTAGCACTTTTGATGAGAGACTGGCTTTAGGTAACAAAGTTATATTCCATTTGGAAGGGTTCCTGGCCAGAGTTATGTGCACGCTGGACGGTACCAGCTAA
- the APL3 gene encoding Apl3p (similar to Saccharomyces cerevisiae APL3 (YBL037W); ancestral locus Anc_3.325) yields MDTRKAFKAAVVSSNGTVIKGLQIFIADLRASPHSADHEKRIKSEIVKIKQQFEASNSTHGGDKLHQDRLGGYQRKKYVAKLAYIYLTSNTTKLADILFGLDQTLILLKSNVYSEKFIGYMLLELLMEHKSVAAEIGERLVPYVTKDVSSSNDNFTALALNFLGVVGGMCTKFAFNEDLVDEVFQIVRSPTSSQYLKKKSVLAFLVLLKANLSILTDNIKRKQIWIQRIVSLLDDTDNYRLTLASLPLVEYIARNIGPSYCVRLLPQLTDILYDCIVLGTSTGKSNHFPTEYKFANMPNPWLITKTVSLLNAIMVSPKEEYESQNSQLLQSANIDPENLGKLRMCVAKAVELGTRRINDPMEKIVQNTVLFSLINFAPKLDPSEVAITNSVDALCELLRSNEINIRYLTLDSLIKLCSSCGKIALDAVRYKNMNLIFHLLNSERDSSIARKVIDLLYILSDKDNVKTVVDQLLSYIVNAKYIPDPQIRSNISVKIAILTEKYATDSTWYVQISLKILSMNFSTSFNDDEVWHRLCQIVVNNPSLRKITCVQLVEYLQGKQLSEFIVKTAAFLLGEYVELIRDIITATDMFNLFSEKYFMVGNLTRAMILTTMMKLHNSAPEVGSKVIKFYQLELNSLDIELQTRSFEYLKVIQLSKISGNNNLIELLFQPMPPFNTKSNPLLNRLGSLPLDTTTNSSPLKEGTVAPPPYTSTASLPLVNVPKPPISRHSGSMMSFPSTTGNSNTLLRGLDSSYADQQLSPNWREGFSRMLQHKQGIFYNSSLMKIVYRIIHVEPHHLKIVLTCINNTEWEINGLSTSVISARTHDNPEYVVQNIEFPSNPTIQPHKRQGQQMEVIIRRSMDVQESPILNINFRCGGSVNNLSLKLGIGMTSTIFHGDSDAHPQQQVTLPQFITRWKALGNTLGKDSECVVESMPMRGLRAPDTDPDSTDILVGQISQILKRMGFDIVEQDTVKNPVFAAGIVHTKSEGNFGSLLKVQCRVDGKINVTCKTTVPGPLSSYIVECIKTTVAG; encoded by the coding sequence ATGGATACAAGGAAGGCGTTTAAGGCTGCTGTCGTATCCAGCAATGGGACTGTTATCAAAGGGTTGCAGATTTTCATTGCAGATCTGAGGGCAAGCCCACATTCTGCAGACCACGAGAAAAGGATTAAATCTGAGATAGTGAAGATCAAGCAGCAGTTTGAGGCGTCTAACAGTACTCACGGCGGGGACAAATTGCACCAGGACAGACTTGGAGGGTaccaaagaaagaaatatgTGGCCAAATTGGCGTACATCTACCTCACGTCCAACACAACAAAACTCGCCGACATTCTGTTTGGGCTGGATCAAACGTTGATCCTGCTCAAATCGAACGTATACTCGGAAAAATTTATAGGGTACATGCTGCTCGAGCTACTAATGGAACACAAgtctgttgctgctgaaatTGGGGAAAGATTGGTACCTTATGTCACCAAAGACGTTTCCTCAAGCAATGATAATTTTACTGCCCTGGCCTTGAACTTCCTTGGAGTTGTCGGAGGTATGTGCACGAAATTTGCGTTTAACGAGGATCTTGTCGATGAAGTTTTCCAGATTGTCAGGTCTCCCACCTCGTCGCAGTAtctgaagaaaaaatcTGTCCTTGCATTCTTAGTCCTCTTGAAGGCTAACCTATCCATTCTCACAGATAATATAAAAAGGAAACAGATATGGATCCAAAGGATTGTGAGTCTGTTAGATGACACAGATAATTACAGACTTACGCTAGCTTCACTCCCCCTTGTGGAGTATATTGCTAGAAACATAGGGCCAAGCTACTGCGTAAGGTTGTTGCCCCAATTAACAGATATACTGTACGACTGTATCGTGCTAGGGACGTCAACTGGGAAGTCCAACCATTTTCCAACAGAGTACAAGTTTGCTAATATGCCAAATCCGTGGTTGATTACTAAGACGGTTTCACTCCTTAATGCAATAATGGTGTCTCCCAAGGAAGAATATGAGTCTCAAAACTCACAACTACTACAATCGGCGAACATCGACCCAGAAAATTTGGGGAAACTCAGAATGTGTGTTGCTAAAGCTGTGGAACTGGGGACAAGAAGGATTAATGATCCAATGGAAAAGATAGTTCAAAACACTGTGCTGTTTTCATTGATCAACTTTGCACCCAAACTGGACCCATCTGAGGTTGCAATCACAAATTCGGTGGATGCCCTGTGCGAATTACTACGTTCGAACGAAATTAATATCAGATATTTGACATTGGACTCCCTTATTAAGCTGTGTTCCTCGTGCGGAAAAATTGCTCTCGACGCTGTCAGGTATAAGAATATGAatttaatttttcaccttttaAACTCAGAACGGGATTCATCCATCGCTAGGAAAGTAATTGATTTGCTGTATATCTTGAGTGATAAAGATAACGTCAAAACAGTGGTAGATCAATTGTTAAGCTACATAGTGAATGCAAAGTATATTCCTGATCCTCAGATAAGATCCAACATTTCGGTAAAAATTGCCATTCTAACAGAAAAATATGCCACCGATTCAACCTGGTATGTTCAGATATCGTTGAAGATTCTGTCAATGAATTTCAGTACGTCATTTAATGATGACGAGGTTTGGCACAGACTTTGCCAAATTGTAGTGAATAACCCATCATTACGGAAGATTACCTGTGTTCAACTAGTCGAATATTTACAGGGGAAGCAACTCTCTGAATTTATAGTAAAAACGGCTGCGTTTCTACTGGGTGAATATGTTGAGTTGATTCGTGATATAATTACGGCCACCGACATGTTCAATCTGTTCAGTGAGAAGTATTTTATGGTTGGGAATTTGACAAGGGCAATGATTTTGACCACAATGATGAAGTTGCACAACAGTGCTCCTGAAGTTGGCTCGAAGGTCATTAAATTTTATCAGCTGGAATTAAACTCTCTGGACATAGAGCTACAGACAAGGTCGTTTGAGTATTTGAAAGTTATCCAGCTTTCTAAGATAAGTGGAAATAACAACCTAATAGAGCTGCTCTTCCAGCCAATGCCTCCCTTCAACACAAAATCCAATCCTTTGTTAAATCGATTAGGTAGTTTGCCACTCGACACCACTACAAACTCTAGTCCGTTGAAGGAGGGTACCGTTGCGCCCCCACCATATACCTCGACTGCTTCACTACCATTAGTCAATGTACCCAAACCTCCAATCTCTCGTCACAGTGGCAGCATGATGAGTTTTCCCTCTACAACTGGGAACTCGAATACTTTGTTACGTGGACTAGACAGCAGTTATGCTGACCAACAACTGTCGCCCAACTGGAGAGAAGGTTTCTCAAGGATGTTACAACACAAGCAAGGTATTTTTTATAATTCGAGCTTGATGAAAATTGTATACCGTATTATCCACGTCGAGCCACACCATTTGAAGATTGTTCTCACTTGTATCAACAACACAGAATGGGAAATTAATGGACTCTCCACGAGCGTTATTTCTGCGAGGACCCATGATAACCCTGAATACGTGGTGCAGAACATTGAATTCCCGTCTAACCCGACAATACAGCCTCATAAGAGGCAGGGACAGCAAATGGAAGTTATAATTAGACGCTCCATGGATGTTCAAGAGAGTCCCATCCTGAACATAAATTTCAGATGCGGTGGTAGTGTCAACAACCTGAGTTTGAAACTAGGGATCGGAATGACCAGCACCATATTTCATGGGGATAGCGACGCTCATCCTCAGCAACAAGTCACACTCCCGCAATTTATTACCCGGTGGAAGGCACTTGGTAACACTCTAGGCAAGGACTCGGAGTGTGTCGTCGAATCTATGCCGATGAGGGGACTCAGAGCACCAGACACAGACCCAGATTCCACGGATATATTGGTCGGGCAAATCTCTCagatattgaaaagaatgGGCTTTGATATCGTGGAGCAAGACACGGTCAAGAACCCGGTGTTTGCTGCGGGTATTGTCCATACAAAGTCCGAAGGAAATTTCGGCAGTCTTTTGAAAGTACAGTGTCGGGTTGACGGTAAAATTAACGTCACTTGCAAGACCACTGTCCCAGGACCACTGTCTTCGTACATTGTTGAGTGCATAAAGACGACGGTAGCGGGCTAA
- the MRPL16 gene encoding mitochondrial 54S ribosomal protein uL16m (similar to Saccharomyces cerevisiae MRPL16 (YBL038W); ancestral locus Anc_3.327) produces MLVWRSAPIRRSVSNFPFCNFVRLKHEYAPRFQIQRKKQKGRVPVRIGGSIKGSTIQFGQFGLRLKSEGTRLSAIQLKEADNAIMRYVRPLTNGQLWRRLVTDVAVCIKGNETRMGKGKGAFDHWMARVPTGKIIFEMAGDNLHERVAREAFRKAGTKLPGVYEFVSKESPVRVGLHSFKTPGWEENPENEPLARSRKLSQMTTKKLLNVERSKQPEFKLFRAR; encoded by the coding sequence ATGCTGGTGTGGAGAAGTGCTCCCATAAGGAGAAGCGTTTCCAACTTCCCATTCTGCAACTTTGTTAGACTTAAACATGAATATGCTCCCCGGTTCCAAATACAAAGGAAAAAGCAAAAGGGTAGAGTTCCCGTCAGAATTGGCGGGTCCATCAAGGGGTCTACAATACAGTTTGGACAGTTTGGTTTAAGATTGAAATCAGAAGGTACTCGGTTATCCGCTATTCAGTTGAAAGAGGCGGATAACGCCATTATGAGGTACGTTAGACCCTTAACTAATGGTCAGTTATGGAGACGGTTGGTGACGGATGTGGCAGTTTGTATTAAGGGTAATGAAACTAGAATGGGTAAGGGTAAAGGTGCTTTCGACCATTGGATGGCCAGGGTTCCTACTGGCAAGATAATCTTCGAAATGGCAGGTGATAATTTACACGAGCGGGTTGCCAGAGAGGCGTTTCGGAAGGCGGGTACAAAGCTACCTGGTGTGTACGAGTTTGTCAGTAAAGAGTCGCCAGTGAGAGTTGGGTTGCATTCGTTCAAGACGCCAGGGTGGGAGGAAAATCCGGAAAATGAACCTCTTGCTCGTTCGAGGAAACTGTCTCAAATGACAACGAAGAAACTACTGAACGTCGAAAGATCGAAGCAGCCCGAGTTTAAGTTATTCAGAGCTCGCTAG
- the KNAG0H00870 gene encoding uncharacterized protein (similar to Saccharomyces cerevisiae IST2 (YBR086C); ancestral locus Anc_3.323), whose translation MVMSLSQLDPNYVVSFKYSRENLAQILAEFSVRGLDVVTRPGPDVDTVYAFTRVNGVENDHTLTISQDFDFVKSVIPLYDHKVSKQLDGLFAKFTKHEIFGVPSDGEIHELGRLTGNPHMSLYFAFFKNYIKWLLPLAAVGLFFRVCFSSWEFNKLYVMCLYAWSLGFTAHWIYRKKSHYIQLFGDIHESRNLFKNEGTVVEWSTPAQVVLRKCCFIPIALMFASVLVTFQLLCFSIEIFITQLYSGPLVSVLSLLPTVLLSSFTPILTMVYNSVFVEKFVKWENSPNPKKSKMEKNFVLTFFVSYVPLLITLFIYLPLGYRFSNSALGAKISLNASRYYIPTKASDFKINFRRYKDQFFYFTVTNQVVSMFLENALPYIIGRGMDIIVRGATKPDSELSIIRSNIKKTHPDELLYWSKIDSYVNGQWGAFDADENIRKVIIQFGYLAMFSTIWPLAPFIYLLFDMIIIKLDLWRAIKKCTPSSVSSQEVGTPNGLSKSVTDTWNVIMEVVLLAAAVVGPTITYMYASARIPNVGRFNDLEKRETWYANDPIPHSWSNIGFFAFLMENGFLLIYFIVSKAMAVLDEDGTKGYVPTISSKIPQKTDLLPVTRETNDFMERIESELKAKKTKVKQETGIKRRKRVAVRDISKVPVDTEGEVYRREKVSTAVIAKVEDEHLSSDECSSDTLTEPQQIHSLPKFKKVIDAPAIIKTIPRTNDQQAFTTENVKSPNMPPTAIAGATLPQKIPVSDRYEQGLATNNPQQITHTKRTVVTKEVDNIFPEQNNAGGSTKAAQTPVSRTQRSDTVKSGHQSLDGNQLATLAAATAVNADMKNERIAPLREQSDGQKEVPREEVEPVGNISGVRRSFTLRRKSVASSKSAGNTNDTYGNVEPPKKNKSIFKKIKDKL comes from the coding sequence ATGGTGATGTCTTTAAGTCAGTTAGATCCCAACTATGTCGTGAGTTTTAAATACTCAAGGGAGAATCTTGCGCAAATTCTGGCCGAATTCTCAGTGCGCGGGCTTGACGTTGTGACGAGACCTGGTCCCGATGTAGACACTGTATATGCGTTTACAAGAGTTAATGGTGTCGAAAACGACCACACTTTAACTATTTCGCAAgattttgattttgtcaaatctGTTATTCCGTTGTATGACCATAAAGTGTCGAAACAACTAGACGGACTGTTTGCCAAATTTACCAAGCATGAGATATTTGGTGTCCCATCTGATGGGGAAATCCATGAACTTGGGAGGCTCACGGGGAACCCTCATATGTCTCTTTATTTTGCATTTTTTAAGAACTACATCAAATGGCTACTTCCGCTAGCTGCTGTGGGGTTGTTTTTCAGAGTATGCTTTTCATCGTGGGAGTTCAACAAGCTGTATGTAATGTGCTTATACGCTTGGTCCCTAGGGTTCACAGCTCATTGGATTTACAGAAAGAAGTCCCATTACATTCAGCTCTTTGGCGACATCCACGAGTCAAgaaacttgttcaaaaatgaGGGCACTGTTGTAGAATGGAGTACACCTGCACAGGTTGTTCTAAGGAAGTGTTGTTTTATTCCAATCGCATTAATGTTCGCCTCTGTACTAGTCACGTTCCAATTATTGTGTTTCTCTATAGAGATTTTCATCACACAACTGTACTCTGGTCCATTGGTAAGTGTGCTATCACTTCTCCCCACTGTGCTACTATCATCGTTTACCCCGATATTGACTATGGTCTACAATTCGGTCTTTGTCGAAAAGTTTGTAAAATGGGAAAACAGCCCAAACCCAAAGAAATCCaaaatggagaagaactttGTCTTGACGTTTTTTGTCAGTTACGTGCCATTGCTGATTACACTTTTTATCTACCTACCCCTAGGCTACAGATTTAGCAACTCCGCTTTGGGTGCAAAAATTAGCCTAAATGCAAGCAGGTATTACATCCCTACAAAGGCTTCAGATTTTAAGATCAACTTTAGACGCTACAAGGATCAGTTCTTTTACTTCACTGTGACAAACCAGGTCGTATCGATGTTTTTGGAGAATGCGCTGCCCTACATAATTGGTAGAGGCATGGATATAATCGTTCGCGGTGCCACTAAACCTGATTCCGAACTTTCCATCATTAGAAGcaacatcaaaaaaacTCATCCAGATGAACTGTTGTACTGGTCAAAAATTGACTCCTATGTAAACGGACAATGGGGAGCATTTGACGCGGACGAAAACATAAGGAAAGTGATTATCCAATTTGGATACCTGGCGATGTTCTCGACCATCTGGCCGCTAGCACCATTCATTTACTTACTTTTCGATATGATTATCATCAAGTTAGACTTATGGAGAGCAATCAAAAAATGCACACCGTCATCCGTATCTAGTCAGGAGGTGGGTACACCTAACGGTTTGTCGAAATCGGTGACTGATACATGGAACGTTATTATGGAGGTCGTACTGTTGGCAGCAGCTGTAGTAGGGCCCACCATTACTTACATGTACGCCAGTGCCAGAATTCCAAATGTCGGCCGGTTcaatgatttggaaaaacGTGAGACTTGGTACGCCAACGATCCTATACCACACAGCTGGTCGAATATTGGGTTTTTTGCATTCCTCATGGAGAATGGGTTTTTGCTGATTTACTTTATTGTTTCTAAAGCGATGGCTGTTTTAGATGAAGATGGTACAAAGGGTTATGTCCCAACGATTTCTTCCAAGATTCCGCAAAAGACAGACCTTCTGCCAGTGACGCGAGAAACTAATGATTTTATGGAGAGAATTGAATCAGAGTTGAaagcaaagaaaacaaaagtgaagcaagaaactggaatcAAAAGACGCAAGAGGGTTGCTGTAAGGGACATCTCTAAGGTGCCAGTAGACACCGAAGGAGAAGTCTATCGACGGGAAAAGGTTTCTACAGCTGTAATTGCCAAggttgaagatgaacaCCTTTCGAGTGATGAGTGCAGCAGTGATACGCTAACCGAGCCACAACAAATTCACTCTCTACCCAAGTTTAAAAAGGTGATTGATGCGCCGGCTATCATAAAAACGATTCCAAGGACAAACGACCAACAGGCATTTACTACGGAGAATGTAAAATCTCCAAATATGCCGCCCACTGCTATTGCCGGTGCTACTTTACCGCAGAAGATACCAGTGTCGGACCGGTACGAACAAGGACTTGCAACCAATAATCCTCAGCAAATCACCCACACAAAGAGAACTGTCGTTACAAAAGAGGTGGATAATATTTTCCCCGAACAAAATAATGCGGGAGGCTCGACAAAAGCCGCTCAAACACCCGTCTCACGGACTCAGAGGTCAGATACTGTGAAATCAGGACATCAGTCATTAGATGGCAATCAATTGGCAACGTTAGCGGCAGCAACCGCAGTCAATGCGGATATGAAGAATGAAAGAATTGCCCCTCTAAGGGAACAGTCAGACGGTCAAAAAGAAGTTCCCAGAGAGGAGGTAGAACCAGTTGGCAACATCTCCGGTGTCCGTAGATCTTTCACCCTAAGAAGAAAATCGGTGGCTTCTTCTAAATCAGCAGGCAACACAAATGATACATATGGCAATGTGGAACCcccaaaaaagaacaaaagtattttcaagaagatcaaggaTAAGCTTTGA